Proteins encoded in a region of the Anopheles ziemanni chromosome 2, idAnoZiCoDA_A2_x.2, whole genome shotgun sequence genome:
- the LOC131293864 gene encoding calcitonin gene-related peptide type 1 receptor isoform X1 produces MALSTTTDASVDVIAQKQLECLETLNQTVDTTIAGIFCPGTWDGWLCWPDTAAGTVAYALCPAFINAFDTTRLAHKVCEENGDWFRHPHTNKTWSNYTTCINIDDFEYRRQMNLIYETGYAISLIAILLSLAILSYFRSLKCARITLHMNLFASFACNNCLWLMWYRLILTDLDILQQSGAGCITLHLVLHYFLLTNYSWMLCEGFYLHTVLVSAFVSEKKLLKWLLALGWGSPTIFIVLYGFLRAYAGQQEDTIECWMNDSFYNKLFIGPVVLSMLLNLVFLFNIMRVLLLKLKAPAGPQGTAPSRTILQAFRATLLLVPLLGLQYIVTPFRPRHGHPYERMYETVLACTSSFQGLFVAFLFCFLNGEVIAQVKRKWRTVFLRTRANSYTATQVSPVNLQFVRCGPPVPGEEKV; encoded by the exons ATGGCGCTCAGCACGACGACGGATGCATCGGTGGATGTCATCGCACAAAAGCAGCTCGAGTGTCTGGAGACGCTGAACCAAACCGTCGACACGACGATAGCCG GAATTTTCTGCCCCGGTACGTGGGACGGATGGCTCTGCTGGCCGGATACCGCAGCCGGCACCGTCGCGTACGCCCTCTGCCCCGCATTTATCAACGCTTTCGATACGACGC GACTTGCCCACAAGGTGTGCGAAGAGAATGGCGACTGGTTCCGGCATCCGCACACCAACAAGACCTGGTCCAACTACACGACCTGCATCAACATTGACGACTTCGAG TATCGGAGGCAGATGAACCTAATATACGAAACCGGATACGCCATCTCGCTGATAGCCATCCTGCTGTCGCTCGCTATTTTAAGCTACTTTAG GTCACTCAAGTGCGCACGAATAACGCTACACATGAACCTGTTTGCATCCTTCGCCTGCAACAACTGCCTCTGGCTGATGTGGTACCGGCTTATCCTGACCGACCTCGACATCCTACAGCAGAGCGGG GCCGGCTGCATAACGCTGCACCTCGTGCTGCACTACTTCCTGCTGACCAACTACTCGTGGATGCTGTGCGAGGGCTTCTACCTGCACACGGTGCTGGTGTCGGCGTTCGTCTCCGAGAAGAAGCTGCTCAAATGGCTGCTGGCGCTCGGTTGGGGCTCGCCGACCATCTTCATCGTGCTGTACGGGTTCCTGCGGGCCTACGCCGGTCAACAGGAAGATACGATAGA GTGCTGGATGAACGatagtttctacaacaaacTGTTCATCGGACCGGTCGTCTTGTCGATGCTGCTGAATCTCGTGTTCCTGTTCAACATTATGCGCGTGTTGCTGCTGAAGCTGAAGGCACCGGCTGGCCCACAGGGTACCGCTCCGTCCAGGACGATACTGCAAGCATTCCG GGCCACGTTGCTGCTGGTGCCCCTGCTGGGACTTCAGTACATCGTGACGCCGTTCCGACCGCGCCACGGACATCCTTACGAGCGGATGTACGAAACGGTACTTGCCTGCACGTCCTCCTTTCAG GGCCTGTTTGTGGCGTTCCTGTTCTGCTTCCTCAACGGCGAGGTGATCGCGCAGGTGAAGCGCAAATGGAGAACCGTGTTCCTGCGTACCCGCGCCAACTCGTACACCGCCACGCAAGTGTCT CCGGTCAACTTGCAGTTCGTCCGCTGCGGTCCGCCGGTGCCGGGTGAGGAGAAGGTTTGA
- the LOC131281742 gene encoding uncharacterized protein LOC131281742, with product MNFSGCFTLLVLVLSVGLQQTPTMAQYTGPTLACGGTSLVKSTNLVAPQNVAANGINCVYTIRALNLRICQLRLDFNSFSLAQPTLDPYPRCINDVLSIENLDFDLCGENTNQHVYVPFNPTTADRTLSITFRIASRNQIPTLSNPHWSVRVQQLECPNGMAPASGASLRNAAPELAPLPVARTLHDVGLLAPTGCLQYHTESSGTIESFNFGTGTGPYLGGLSYAICFQRKNNPLRLQATQFEMAASADPTVGNPGFDELCYSSVQVAARSEDHLHIPNAVVQRPGAPTMRASRFCHHSLADGSVEVSFPGPFMLFFNSDRLYDPYRRELGFRMTYQL from the exons ATGAACTTCTCGGGGTGCTTCACCCTGCTCGTCCTTGTTCTCTCAGTCGGGCTCCAGCAGACACCTACGATGGCTCAATATACAG GACCAACGTTGGCTTGCGGTGGGACATCGCTGGTGAAGTCAACCAACCTGGTCGCCCCACAGAACGTGGCGGCGAACGGCATCAACTGCGTCTACACTATTCGCGCGCTCAACCTACGCATCTGCCAG CTACGACTGGACTTCAACTCGTTCAGCCTTGCCCAGCCGACGCTCGACCCGTACCCGAGATGCATCAACGATGTCCTGTCGATCGAGAACCTGGATTTCGATTTATGCGGCGAAAACACCAACCAGCACG tGTATGTACCGTTCAATCCTACCACCGCCGATCGCACCCTATCGATCACGTTCCGCATCGCAAGCCGCAACCAAATCCCAACTCTGAGCAATCCGCACTGGAGCGTCCGTGTGCAGCAGCTCGAATGTCCGAACGGCATGGCCCCAGCTTCTGGAGCTTCGCTACGGAACGCCGCGCCCGAATTGGCACCGTTACCCGTGGCCCGTACCCTTCATGACGTTGGGCTTCTCGCCCCGACTGGCTGCCTGCAGTACCACACCGAGTCGAGCGGGACGATCGAGTCGTTCAATTTCGGCACCGGAACTGGTCCTTACCTGGGAGGCCTCAGCTACGCCATCTGCTTCCAGCGCAAGAACAACCCATTGCGGCTGCAGGCGACCCAGTTCGAGATGGCAGCCAGTGCCGATCCGACCGTCGGGAATCCGGGCTTCGACGAGCTGTGCTACTCCAGTGTCCAAGTGGCGGCTCGGTCCGAGGACCATCTGCACATCCCGAACGCGGTCGTGCAGCGCCCGGGAGCTCCGACAATGCGCGCCAGTCGTTTCTGCCATCACAGTTTAGCGGACGGCAGTGTCGAAG TTTCCTTTCCGGGGCCCTTCATGCTGTTCTTCAACAGTGACCGGCTGTACGATCCTTACCGGCGGGAGCTGGGCTTCCGGATGACCTACCAGCTCTAA
- the LOC131293864 gene encoding calcitonin gene-related peptide type 1 receptor isoform X2, whose translation MALSTTTDASVDVIAQKQLECLETLNQTVDTTIAGIFCPGTWDGWLCWPDTAAGTVAYALCPAFINAFDTTRLAHKVCEENGDWFRHPHTNKTWSNYTTCINIDDFEYRRQMNLIYETGYAISLIAILLSLAILSYFRSLKCARITLHMNLFASFACNNCLWLMWYRLILTDLDILQQSGAGCITLHLVLHYFLLTNYSWMLCEGFYLHTVLVSAFVSEKKLLKWLLALGWGSPTIFIVLYGFLRAYAGQQEDTIECWMNDSFYNKLFIGPVVLSMLLNLVFLFNIMRVLLLKLKAPAGPQGTAPSRTILQAFRATLLLVPLLGLQYIVTPFRPRHGHPYERMYETVLACTSSFQGLFVAFLFCFLNGEVIAQVKRKWRTVFLRTRANSYTATQVSFVRCGPPVPGEEKV comes from the exons ATGGCGCTCAGCACGACGACGGATGCATCGGTGGATGTCATCGCACAAAAGCAGCTCGAGTGTCTGGAGACGCTGAACCAAACCGTCGACACGACGATAGCCG GAATTTTCTGCCCCGGTACGTGGGACGGATGGCTCTGCTGGCCGGATACCGCAGCCGGCACCGTCGCGTACGCCCTCTGCCCCGCATTTATCAACGCTTTCGATACGACGC GACTTGCCCACAAGGTGTGCGAAGAGAATGGCGACTGGTTCCGGCATCCGCACACCAACAAGACCTGGTCCAACTACACGACCTGCATCAACATTGACGACTTCGAG TATCGGAGGCAGATGAACCTAATATACGAAACCGGATACGCCATCTCGCTGATAGCCATCCTGCTGTCGCTCGCTATTTTAAGCTACTTTAG GTCACTCAAGTGCGCACGAATAACGCTACACATGAACCTGTTTGCATCCTTCGCCTGCAACAACTGCCTCTGGCTGATGTGGTACCGGCTTATCCTGACCGACCTCGACATCCTACAGCAGAGCGGG GCCGGCTGCATAACGCTGCACCTCGTGCTGCACTACTTCCTGCTGACCAACTACTCGTGGATGCTGTGCGAGGGCTTCTACCTGCACACGGTGCTGGTGTCGGCGTTCGTCTCCGAGAAGAAGCTGCTCAAATGGCTGCTGGCGCTCGGTTGGGGCTCGCCGACCATCTTCATCGTGCTGTACGGGTTCCTGCGGGCCTACGCCGGTCAACAGGAAGATACGATAGA GTGCTGGATGAACGatagtttctacaacaaacTGTTCATCGGACCGGTCGTCTTGTCGATGCTGCTGAATCTCGTGTTCCTGTTCAACATTATGCGCGTGTTGCTGCTGAAGCTGAAGGCACCGGCTGGCCCACAGGGTACCGCTCCGTCCAGGACGATACTGCAAGCATTCCG GGCCACGTTGCTGCTGGTGCCCCTGCTGGGACTTCAGTACATCGTGACGCCGTTCCGACCGCGCCACGGACATCCTTACGAGCGGATGTACGAAACGGTACTTGCCTGCACGTCCTCCTTTCAG GGCCTGTTTGTGGCGTTCCTGTTCTGCTTCCTCAACGGCGAGGTGATCGCGCAGGTGAAGCGCAAATGGAGAACCGTGTTCCTGCGTACCCGCGCCAACTCGTACACCGCCACGCAAGTGTCT TTCGTCCGCTGCGGTCCGCCGGTGCCGGGTGAGGAGAAGGTTTGA